The Streptomyces pratensis genomic interval CTTCGGCAACAGCGTCTCGGCGCTCGTCGGCGGCCCGTCCTGGATGTGGTGCGTGTTCGCGGGCATCGCCATCACGGCCCTGGTGATCTTCGGGTTCCGCTACATGGCCCTGTTCGCGAAGATCGTCACCCCGCTCTTCTTCGGCATGGTCGCCTGGTCGGTGATCACCACACTGAACGACCACTCGCTCGGCGAGCTGGTCAGCTCGCCGCCGCCCGGTGAGGCGATCCCGCTGGCGGTGGCCGCCACAGCGATCGCGGGCGGCTACATGACGGGCGCGATCGTCTCCCCGGAGATGACCCGCTACAACAGGAAGGGCTCCCACGTCTTCGTGCAGAGCGCCTCCTCGATGATCCTCTCCGAGTACATCGTCGGCATGACCGGTGTGCTCCTCGGACACCTGGTGAAGTCCAGCGAGGTCTCGCACATCGTGCTCTCCACCTCGGGCGCGTTCGGCGTGATCGTGGTCCTGATGTCCACCGCCAAGATCAACGACTGGAACCTGTACGGCTCCTCGCTCGGCGTCGTCAACTTCTTCCAGGTCGTCTTCGGCAGGCGCCTGCACCGCGGGGTGGTCACCGTCGCCCTCGGTGTCGCCGGAACGCTCCTCTCCGCGGTCGGCATCATGACCCACTTCACGGAGTTCCTCTCCCTGCTGGGCGTGATGATCCCTCCGATCGGCGGGATCATCGTCGCGGAGTACTGGGTCGTGAAGCGCATGCGGCGGCCCCTGGACGAGACACGCGAGGCGCAGAGCCTGCCCGCGACATCGCCCACCTGGGTGCCGATGTCCCTGGCCATCTGGGTCGTCGCGTTCTGCGTCGGCAAGTTCTACGACGGCGGCATCCCGGCCCTCAACTCGCTGGCCACCGCCTTCCTGCTGTACTGCGTGCTCGGCCTGCTGGGCTGGATCAGGCCGTACGGCACCTCCACCCTGGACGACGACGCGCACACCCCCGCCCCCGCCGCCCACGTCACCACCCCGGCAGGAGCAGCATGAGCATCGTCCCCGCGTCCGAGCAGGCCCAGGAGGAGGTCGTCGGCCTCTGCGCCGAGCTGATCCGCTTCGACACGTCCAATCCCACCAGCGACGAGCGCGCCGCGGCGGACTGGGTGGTCGCCCGTCTCGCCGAGGCCGGTATCGACTCCGTGCTGGTCGAGTCCGCGCCCGGCCGGGCCAACGTCATCGCCCGCATCGCGGGCGCCGACCCGGCCCGGGGCGCCCTGCTGGTCCACGGCCACCTCGACGTCGTACCCGCCGACGCCTCCGAGTGGCAGGTGCCGCCGTTCTCCGGGGAGATCCGCGACGGCTACCTCTGGGGGCGCGGCGCGATCGACATGAAGGACACGGTCGCGGTCATGCTGGCCACCGCCCGGCACTTCGCCCGGACGGGTACTCGGCCTGCCCGTGATCTGGTCCTCGCGTTCCTCGCCGACGAGGAGGCGGGAGGGAAGTTCGGTGCGCACTGGCTGGTCGAGCACCGTCCCGAGCTCTTCGCCGGGGCCACCGAGGCGATCGGTGAGGGCGGCGGGTTCTCCTTCGCGATCGACGACACCCGGCGGCTGTACCCGATCGAGAACGCCCAGCGCGGCATGGCCTGGATGGAGCTCACCGCCACCGGGCGGGCGGGCCACGGCTCGTCCCCCAACGACGAGAACGCGGTGACCGATCTCGCCGAGTCCCTCACCCGCATCGGCCGCGAGACCTTCCCGGTGCGGCTGATCGAACCGGTCCGCGCCCTGCTGGAGGAGGCCGCCCGGCTGTACGGCGTCGAGTTCGACGAGGAGGACATCGAGGGCACGCTCTCCCGGCTGGGGCCGGTCGCCGACTTCATGCAGGTGGTGCTGCGCAACTCGGCCAACCCGACCATGTTCAGCGCGGGTTACCAGACCAACGTGATCCCGGGCAAGGCCACCGCCCGGGTCGACGGACGCTTCCTGCCGGGCCACGAGCAGGAGCTGATCGACACGATCGACCGGCTGCTGCTGCCCTCCGTCAGCCGCGAGTGGGTCAACCACGACATCGCGCTGGAGACCACGTTCGACGGCCCGCTGGTCGACGCGATGTGCGACGCGGTCCGCGCGGAGGACCCGGACGGCCACCCCGTGCCGTACTGCAACCCCGGCGGCACGGACGCCAAGGCGTTCACCCACCTGGGGATCCGCTGCTTCGGCTTCAAGGGGCTGAAGCTCCCGCACGACCTGGACTACGGCCGGCTCTTCCACGGTGTGGACGAACGCGTCCCGCTGGAGGGCCTGCGCTTCGGCGTCCGGGTCATGACCCGACTCTGGCAGAGCTGCTGACCTGACCCGGCAGCCCTGCCAGGGGCCTGCCCCGACCCGGGCCCACCCCACCCGTACGCCCCCGCCGATCCCTGTCGCGGGGGCGTACGGCACGATGGGACGCCGTCCGATCCACCGCCCCACCAGGAGGAACCCCGTGGCCGCCGAGACCGCTGCCCGTCCCGAGCCGGGAGTTCTCGCCGCCTTCGAGGCCGCCAAGGGCTTCATGCCGGTCCACGAAGGGCTCGCCCTGTACGCCGCCGCCGTCGAGGCCGGCACGCTGGGGCTGCCGCTCCTGGAGGTCGGCACCTACTGCGGGCGCTCCGCGATCCTGCTGGCGGACGCCGCCCGGGCTGCCGGGGTGACGGCCCTGACCGTGGACCACCACCGGGGCAGCGAGGAGCAGCAGCCGGGGTGGGAGTACCACGACCCTTCGGTGGTGGATCCGGAGATCGGCCTGATGGACACGCTCCCGACCTTCCGGCGCACCCTGCACAAGGCGGGTCTGGAGGAGCACGTGGTGGCGCTCGTCGGACGGTCCCCGCAGGTGGCGGCCGTCTGGGGCGGGGCGCTCGGCCTGGTCTTCATCGACGGCGGGCACACCGACGAGCACGCGAACGGCGACTACGAGGGCTGGGCCCCGAAGGTCGCCGACGGCGGTCTGCTGGTCATCCACGACGTGTTCCCGGACCCGGCGGACGGCGGCCAGGCCCCGTACCGCGTCCACCAACGCGCCCTGGCATCGGGGGCGTTCACCGAGATCTCGGTGACGGACTCCCTTCGCGTCCTTCGGCGTACGGGGCCGGGGAGCTGAGGGTCACGGATAGCATCGCGACGTGCGTCACCAAGACTTCGCTCCCCCCACGCCTCGTCCGGGTCCCCGCCGCAGGCCCGTCCTCGCCGCGGCGGCGCTGGCCGCCGTCTGCCTGACCGCCACCGGCTGCGTGGCCGACGGCGGGCCGGTGCCCGGCGCCGAGGAGGGAGCCGCGTCGCGGCCGGCCTCGTCCCCGCCGCCCTCCTCACCCTCGCCCCGGGAGCCGTCGGCCGCGGCCACGGGCCCCTCCTCGGAGCCCACGTCCGCCGAGCCCCTGCCGCGGGGCCCGCTCACGGGCCGCACCGTGGTGATCGACCCTGGGCACAATCCGGGGAACCGCGACCACACCCGGGAGATCAACAGCCAGGTGGACATCGGCACCGGCCGCAAGGAGTGCGACACCACGGGCACGGCCACCGACGCGGGTTACGCGGAGGCCCGGTTCACCCTCGACGTCTCGCGGAAGCTGCGCACACTGCTGGAGGAACGGGGCGCCAGGGTCGTCCTCACCCAGGACGGCGACCGGCCCTTCGGCCCGTGCGTCGACGAGCGTGCGCGGATGGGCAACAAGGAGAAGGCCGACGCGGTCGTCTCGGTTCACGCGGACGGTTCCGCAACCGGGAACCGTGGATTCCACGTCATTCTCCCCGCGGCGGTGAAGGGGGGCGACGCGGACACCGCGAAGATCGTGGCCCCTTCGCGTGAACTGGGGGTGCGGATTGCGGGGAATTTCGTACGCGTTACCGGAAGCGCCCCTTCCAATTACATCGGCGGCGGCACCGGGCTCGACACCCGTGACGATCTCGGGGGCCTGAATCTGTCCACCGTGCCCAAAGTCTTCGTCGAATGCGGCAATATGCGTGATCCGAAGGACGCCGCTCTGCTCACCAGCGCGGACTGGCGCCAGAAGGCGGCTCTCGGCATGGCCGAGGGCATCAGCAGCTATCTGAAGAGGTAGTTCTGCGGTGATGGTGGCGACATTGGGGGGATAGCCGGTCCGAGGTCCGGGCAGCATCACAACCCGCCCGGGCAGACGATAGATTCATCCGTACGATGGGGAGCCGCCCCCGAGCTTCGCGCCGTACCCGCCGTACAGGCGGCATCGACGACCGCCCCGACGAGACGACCGACTAAGGACCTTCACGTGAATATCCGCTCCCTCACTCGAGGCGACGGCGTGGTGATCGGAGCAGCGGTCGTGCTGTTCATCGCCTCTTTCCTCGACCTCTCCGGCTACGACTGCCCCTCGGGCGTGGACTGCTCGGGCTACAGCGCGAACGCCTGGGACTCGCTCTCCGTCCTCATGGGCATCTACCTGGCCGGCATCATCGGCGCCGCGCTGCTGATCGTCAGCCGCGCGATGCCGGGACGCAAGGTCGCCGGTTTCGAACTCGGCCAGTTCGGCGCCGCGTTCACCGTGTACTCCCTGTGGACCATGTTCTGGACGATCATCGACGCCGGTGACGCCGGCGCCGGCCTGATCCTCGGACTGCTGGCGGCCCTCGCGCTCGCCGGCGGCGCCGTGGCCACCCCGCTGGTTCCCGCGCTCAAGGCCCCGCTGATGGGCGCCCCGCGTCCCGCGCAGGCCGTGCAGCCCGCCTACGGCCAGCAGCCCTCCCAGGGCTACGGCTACCCCGGTGGCCAGCAGTTCGGCGCCCAGCCCGGCCAGCCCCAGCCGTACGGCGCCCAGCCCGGCCAGACGGGCCCTGGCCGGCCTGAGCAGCAGGCCGCCCAGCAGCCTTCGCAGGGCGGTGGGGCACCCGCCGGTGACTTCACCCCCTTCTGGTTCGCGGTGCCGGTGGCCCGTCCGCTGTACGGCGAGGACGGCGCCCCCAACCCGATCGCCGAGCTCGCGCCCGGCACGTGGTACCTCGCGGTGGAGCAGCGTGGTCCCGGGCTGATCGCCCAGACGCAGGACGGCCGTCGCGGCGTCCTCCAGGACACCACGGGCATCCAGCGCGGCTGAGCCCACGCACACGCGAGTGGCCCCCGCCCGGAAGGGCGGGGGCCACTGTCGTTCTCGCGCGCGACGGCAGTCGTCAGCCGAAGGACGACCTCTCCAGCCAGAAGTCCAGGAGCCCGCGGTCCCCCAGGACCTCCAGTCCGCCCTCGTCCGGCTTCTGCCGGCGGTTGAAGGCCAGCATCAGTTCGGTCACCGGGCCCCGGAGGGCCACGGTCGCCTTCTCGTGCGAGTGGCGCCAGGTGAAGCCTTCCTCGCCGAACTCGATCAGCCACTCCGCCCCGGGCACATCGGTGGCGTGCAGGTGCAGGGACCGTCCGCCGCCCCGCAGTTCGGCTGCCTCCGGGTCCCCCTCGGTCTGCGCGAAGGCGACGATCTGAAGCCACTCGGTGATCGTGTCGGCCGCCAGGTCGGATGCCACCTCGAAGGCCGTCCCGGTCGCGAGGGCGGCGTCCGCGCGGTGAACGGCGGTCTCGTGGGCCATGCGCCGGGCCCAGAATGCCGTCCGGCGTTCCCGGGCCCAGGTCCAGACCTCGGCGTCGGGGCCCGCCTCACGCAGCGCGCCCGCCGTCGCGGCGGCGCCCGCGGCCAGCCACTCGGCCAGAGCTGCCGGGTCGTCCCCGGACGGGCCGCCGGTGTCCGGCACCTGGCCCTCGGGAATGTCCTCGGCCGCCCGGGTACGGACGATCTCCCCGGCCCAGCGGTGCGCACCCCCGACGTGGACGGCGAGTTCGCGCAGGTTCCAGTCGGGGCATCCGGGGACGCGCAGTGTGAGGTCGGCGTCCTCGACCAGCTCGGCCAGTCGCCGGGTCTGGACAAGGATCTCGTCGCAGTAGCGCGCGTGCGCAAGGAGGGTCATCCCCGCACCCTATGCGGCGTACGACAGTCCTTTCAGCGCATTATCCGCCCAGTTGGGAGGTGGAGGGGACCTTGTTCTCCACCTCGGCGCCCGCGCTCTTCCCGGCGTCCTCGATGTCGTCGACGACGCTCTCGAAGGCCCCCACCTCCCCGGCGCACGCCGTACGGGTTTCACCCACGGTAAAGCGGTAATCCGGAGAGCATGTCTCCCAGAACAGGCACAGGAAGCAGTACCGCCGCACGTGTCATAGCCGTCGTCGCGGACATCATGGCGTTCATCATCATTCTGTGGATCCTGATGTA includes:
- a CDS encoding cytosine permease encodes the protein MASDSRAAVTAPETKTIGSDDYSLSRVPRDKRFGFWSMLLQWLAQSGSISQFTLGATIGVGMTFGDAFLAFTLGAVILEIVIFAIGLAGMREGLATPMLTRWVGFGRNGSALVSFVIAVSLVGWFGVQNTIFGNSVSALVGGPSWMWCVFAGIAITALVIFGFRYMALFAKIVTPLFFGMVAWSVITTLNDHSLGELVSSPPPGEAIPLAVAATAIAGGYMTGAIVSPEMTRYNRKGSHVFVQSASSMILSEYIVGMTGVLLGHLVKSSEVSHIVLSTSGAFGVIVVLMSTAKINDWNLYGSSLGVVNFFQVVFGRRLHRGVVTVALGVAGTLLSAVGIMTHFTEFLSLLGVMIPPIGGIIVAEYWVVKRMRRPLDETREAQSLPATSPTWVPMSLAIWVVAFCVGKFYDGGIPALNSLATAFLLYCVLGLLGWIRPYGTSTLDDDAHTPAPAAHVTTPAGAA
- a CDS encoding M20/M25/M40 family metallo-hydrolase, giving the protein MSIVPASEQAQEEVVGLCAELIRFDTSNPTSDERAAADWVVARLAEAGIDSVLVESAPGRANVIARIAGADPARGALLVHGHLDVVPADASEWQVPPFSGEIRDGYLWGRGAIDMKDTVAVMLATARHFARTGTRPARDLVLAFLADEEAGGKFGAHWLVEHRPELFAGATEAIGEGGGFSFAIDDTRRLYPIENAQRGMAWMELTATGRAGHGSSPNDENAVTDLAESLTRIGRETFPVRLIEPVRALLEEAARLYGVEFDEEDIEGTLSRLGPVADFMQVVLRNSANPTMFSAGYQTNVIPGKATARVDGRFLPGHEQELIDTIDRLLLPSVSREWVNHDIALETTFDGPLVDAMCDAVRAEDPDGHPVPYCNPGGTDAKAFTHLGIRCFGFKGLKLPHDLDYGRLFHGVDERVPLEGLRFGVRVMTRLWQSC
- a CDS encoding class I SAM-dependent methyltransferase, with protein sequence MGRRPIHRPTRRNPVAAETAARPEPGVLAAFEAAKGFMPVHEGLALYAAAVEAGTLGLPLLEVGTYCGRSAILLADAARAAGVTALTVDHHRGSEEQQPGWEYHDPSVVDPEIGLMDTLPTFRRTLHKAGLEEHVVALVGRSPQVAAVWGGALGLVFIDGGHTDEHANGDYEGWAPKVADGGLLVIHDVFPDPADGGQAPYRVHQRALASGAFTEISVTDSLRVLRRTGPGS
- a CDS encoding N-acetylmuramoyl-L-alanine amidase, coding for MRHQDFAPPTPRPGPRRRPVLAAAALAAVCLTATGCVADGGPVPGAEEGAASRPASSPPPSSPSPREPSAAATGPSSEPTSAEPLPRGPLTGRTVVIDPGHNPGNRDHTREINSQVDIGTGRKECDTTGTATDAGYAEARFTLDVSRKLRTLLEERGARVVLTQDGDRPFGPCVDERARMGNKEKADAVVSVHADGSATGNRGFHVILPAAVKGGDADTAKIVAPSRELGVRIAGNFVRVTGSAPSNYIGGGTGLDTRDDLGGLNLSTVPKVFVECGNMRDPKDAALLTSADWRQKAALGMAEGISSYLKR
- a CDS encoding DUF5336 domain-containing protein; translation: MNIRSLTRGDGVVIGAAVVLFIASFLDLSGYDCPSGVDCSGYSANAWDSLSVLMGIYLAGIIGAALLIVSRAMPGRKVAGFELGQFGAAFTVYSLWTMFWTIIDAGDAGAGLILGLLAALALAGGAVATPLVPALKAPLMGAPRPAQAVQPAYGQQPSQGYGYPGGQQFGAQPGQPQPYGAQPGQTGPGRPEQQAAQQPSQGGGAPAGDFTPFWFAVPVARPLYGEDGAPNPIAELAPGTWYLAVEQRGPGLIAQTQDGRRGVLQDTTGIQRG
- a CDS encoding maleylpyruvate isomerase family mycothiol-dependent enzyme, which translates into the protein MTLLAHARYCDEILVQTRRLAELVEDADLTLRVPGCPDWNLRELAVHVGGAHRWAGEIVRTRAAEDIPEGQVPDTGGPSGDDPAALAEWLAAGAAATAGALREAGPDAEVWTWARERRTAFWARRMAHETAVHRADAALATGTAFEVASDLAADTITEWLQIVAFAQTEGDPEAAELRGGGRSLHLHATDVPGAEWLIEFGEEGFTWRHSHEKATVALRGPVTELMLAFNRRQKPDEGGLEVLGDRGLLDFWLERSSFG